In Theropithecus gelada isolate Dixy chromosome 13, Tgel_1.0, whole genome shotgun sequence, one DNA window encodes the following:
- the IL1A gene encoding interleukin-1 alpha: MAKVPDMFEDLKNCYSENEEDSSSIDHLSLNQKSFYDVSYGPLHEGCMDQSVSLSISEISKTSKLSFKQSMVVVSTNGKVLKKRRLSLSQSIADDNLEAIANDSEEEIIKPRSAPFSFLSNMTYHFIRIIKHEFILNDTLNQTIIRANDQYLTAAAIHNLDEAVKFDMGAYTSSKDDTKVPVILRISKTQLYVSAQDEDQPVLLKEMPEIPKTITGSETNFLFFWETHGTKNYFISVAHPNLFIATKHDNWVCLAKGLPSITDFQILENQA; the protein is encoded by the exons ATGGCCAAAGTTCCGGACATGTTTGAAGACCTGAAGAACTGTTACAG TGAAAACGAAGAAGACAGTTCCTCCATTGACCATCTGTCTCTGAATCAG AAATCCTTCTATGATGTAAGCTATGGCCCACTCCATGAAGGCTGCATGGATCAGTCTGTGTCTCTGAGTATCTCTGAAATCTCTAAAACATCCAAGCTGTCCTTCAAGCAGAGCATGGTGGTAGTATCAACCAATGGGAAGGTTCTGAAGAAGAGACGGTTGAGTTTAAGCCAGTCCATCGCGGATGATAACCTGGAGGCCATCGCCAATGACTCAGAGGAAG AAATCATCAAGCCCAGGTCGGCACCTTTTAGCTTCCTAAGCAATATGACATACCACTTTATAAGGATCATCAAACACGAATTCATCCTGAATGACACCCTCAATCAAACTATAATTCGAGCCAATGATCAGTACCTCACGGCTGCTGCAATACATAATCTGGATGAAGCAG TGAAATTTGACATGGGTGCTTATACGTCATCAAAGGATGATACTAAAGTTCCTGTGATTCTAAGAATCTCAAAAACTCAATTGTATGTGAGTGCCCAAGATGAAGACCAACCGGTGCTGCTGAAG gAGATGCCTGAGATACCCAAAACCATCACAGGTAGTGAGACCAACTTCCTCTTCTTCTGGGAAACTCATGGCACTAAGAACTACTTCATATCAGTTGCCCATCCAAACTTGTTTATTGCCACAAAGCACGACAATTGGGTGTGCCTGGCAAAGGGGCTACCCTCTATCACTGACTTTCAGATACTGGAAAACCAGGCTTAG